The nucleotide window GAACGATCCCGACATCCAGTTCCTGCCGCCGCGCGTCTTCCCCGACGACGACACCCGTACCAATGACGATCGAATCCTGGATGAACTCAAGGACAGCCGCGTCCCGGAGCCCGTCCTGGTCACCAACGACCGCATCCTGCAACTCAAGGCCCGCATCCATGCCATTGCCAGCGAAGGCTATCGTGACTCCAATCCGTTTCGTTCCGAATCCCAGACCTACACCGGGTTCGTGCGCGAAGGCGAGGAGCCCGCGCCCAACAGTTTTTGCTGGGTCAATGGTCAGCCGTACATGCACGCCACGTCCGGGCCGCATTGCATCGACTACCAGCACTGCGTCTGGAACGTGCGTCCGCGCAACGTGTACCAGAATCTGGCGTTGGAGCTGATGCTCGACGCGGCCGTGCATCTGGTCACCATCCAGTCCGAGGCCGGGTACGGCAAGACCTTCCTGGCCCTGGCCGCGGCCCTGTATCTGGCCCTGGAGGAAAAGGACAACCCGTTTCGCAAGATCTATCTGGTCAAGCCGGTCATCGAGATCGGAGCCAAGCTTGGCTACCTGCCCGGCGACCTGGACGAAAAAATGGCGCCCTACGTGCGCTACGTGCAGGATCTGCTCATGAAGCTGCACGACC belongs to Deltaproteobacteria bacterium and includes:
- a CDS encoding phosphate starvation-inducible protein PhoH produces the protein MYKNYVLDTNVLIENPQCIRALRNGQENRIILPYTVLCELDRLKREPRVAHIVAQAVTVLQNDPDIQFLPPRVFPDDDTRTNDDRILDELKDSRVPEPVLVTNDRILQLKARIHAIASEGYRDSNPFRSESQTYTGFVREGEEPAPNSFCWVNGQPYMHATSGPHCIDYQHCVWNVRPRNVYQNLALELMLDAAVHLVTIQSEAGYGKTFLALAAALYLALEEKDNPFRKIYLVKPVIEIGAKLGYLPGDLDEKMAPYVRYVQDLLMKLHDLRPANRIFHDSEGGNFRYNSKRFEILPIAYIRGMNLENAVVIIDEMQNLSRAETRALLTRMGENVKCICLGDTRQVDNPYLNESNNGLNWAVKMLKGLPGYGH